A stretch of the Polaribacter pacificus genome encodes the following:
- a CDS encoding pyridoxal phosphate-dependent decarboxylase family protein, with protein MNKTLQTDLLEIESLLELVKKQGIEYLNKIDERKTSANVHKVELINLDSKGLGARNTLQLFNETFEPTIVSSSGPRFWGYVIGGSTPASIMGDWLATIYDQNPQAINGEGDISANIELETIQLILDLFNLPKSFVGGFVTGATMSNFTCLAVARQWFGKNYGKDFAKEGITEKINILTATPHSSALKSLALLGIGSNNIIKVNTIEGNREAISIDDLESKIKTLNGQPFILISSAGTVNTVDFDNFNAIKKLKKKYNFWWHTDAAFGGFAACSDTYNHFVKDWEHSDSITIDCHKWLNVPYESAVFLIKEEHSSLQVESFQNSNAPYLGNPMENFNYLNFLPENSRRLKALPAWFSLRAYGKEGYKNIVENAIDLAKYFGSKIKESENFKLLAPVRLNNIVFNINNNRNKENIDSFLTQLNKTGKVFMTPTLYNDQKGIRVSFVNWRTTKNDIELVLKEMNRIINTIE; from the coding sequence ATGAACAAAACTCTACAAACTGACTTATTAGAAATTGAATCTCTTCTTGAGCTTGTAAAAAAGCAAGGAATAGAATATTTAAACAAAATAGATGAGCGAAAAACTTCAGCAAATGTTCACAAAGTTGAATTAATAAATCTAGATTCAAAAGGTCTTGGTGCTCGTAATACTTTACAATTATTCAACGAAACATTCGAACCTACAATAGTATCATCTTCTGGACCTAGATTCTGGGGTTATGTTATTGGTGGTTCTACACCAGCATCTATAATGGGAGATTGGTTAGCAACAATCTACGATCAGAATCCACAAGCAATAAATGGAGAAGGAGACATTTCTGCAAATATTGAATTAGAAACTATTCAATTAATTTTAGACCTATTTAATTTACCTAAATCTTTTGTTGGTGGTTTTGTAACAGGTGCTACTATGTCTAATTTTACGTGTTTAGCAGTAGCGAGACAGTGGTTTGGAAAAAATTATGGTAAAGATTTTGCAAAAGAAGGTATTACTGAAAAAATAAATATCCTAACAGCGACACCACATTCTTCTGCTTTAAAATCACTTGCTTTATTAGGTATTGGCAGTAATAATATTATAAAAGTAAACACAATAGAAGGAAATAGAGAAGCCATTTCGATTGATGATTTAGAATCGAAAATAAAAACATTAAACGGTCAACCATTTATTCTTATATCAAGTGCAGGAACAGTAAATACGGTTGATTTTGATAATTTTAATGCCATAAAGAAACTAAAGAAAAAGTATAATTTTTGGTGGCACACAGATGCTGCTTTTGGTGGTTTTGCAGCTTGTTCAGATACTTATAATCATTTTGTAAAAGACTGGGAACATTCTGATAGTATAACCATTGATTGTCACAAATGGCTAAATGTACCCTATGAAAGTGCTGTGTTTTTAATAAAAGAAGAACATAGTTCATTACAAGTTGAAAGTTTTCAAAACTCTAATGCACCCTATCTTGGAAACCCAATGGAAAACTTCAATTATCTTAATTTTCTTCCTGAAAATTCAAGGCGTTTAAAGGCATTACCTGCTTGGTTTTCCTTAAGAGCCTATGGAAAAGAAGGATATAAGAATATTGTAGAAAACGCAATTGATTTAGCAAAATATTTTGGAAGTAAAATAAAGGAGTCCGAAAACTTTAAGTTACTAGCACCTGTAAGGTTGAACAACATTGTTTTTAATATAAATAACAATCGGAACAAAGAAAATATCGACAGTTTTTTAACCCAATTAAACAAAACGGGAAAAGTATTTATGACACCAACACTTTACAATGACCAAAAAGGAATTAGAGTATCATTTGTGAATTGGAGAACAACTAAAAATGATATCGAATTAGTCCTTAAAGAAATGAACCGAATAATAAATACAATTGAATAA